One segment of Triticum aestivum cultivar Chinese Spring chromosome 2A, IWGSC CS RefSeq v2.1, whole genome shotgun sequence DNA contains the following:
- the LOC123188767 gene encoding 60S ribosomal protein L4-1-like: MATNTRPIVSVKALEGDMTTDCAGLALAEVFRSPIRPDVVRSAHRLLSCNKRQPYAVSRRAGHQTSAESWGTGRAVSRIPRVPGGGTHRAGQGAFGNMCCGGRMFAPTKTWRKWHRRVNVHMRRVAVTSALAATAVPALVLARGHRIETVPEMPLVISDSAESIEKTSQAIKILKQTGAYADAEKAQDSVGIRTGKGKMRNRRYINRKGPLVVYGTEGSKIVKAFRNLPGVDVANVERLNLLDLAPGGHLGRFVIWTETAFKKFFFFREKAKARLYK, translated from the coding sequence ATGGCAACCAACACCCGCCCCATCGTCTCGGTGAAGGCCCTGGAGGGTGACATGACCACCGACTGCGCCGGCCTCGCCCTTGCCGAGGTCTTCCGCTCGCCGATCCGCCCCGACGTTGTCCGCTCAGCCCACAGGTTGCTCTCCTGCAACAAGCGCCAGCCCTACGCCGTCTCCCGTCGCGCCGGACACCAGACCTCGGCCGAGTCTTGGGGCACGGGGCGTGCGGTGTCACGTATTCCTCGTGTCCCTGGAGGCGGAACACACCGCGCTGGCCAGGGGGCCTTCGGCAACATGTGCTGTGGGGGACGTATGTTCGCACCCACCAAGACCTGGCGCAAGTGGCACCGCCGCGTCAACGTCCACATGCGACGTGTCGCCGTCACCTCcgccctcgccgccaccgccgtcccAGCCCTTGTCCTCGCCCGCGGTCACCGCATCGAAACCGTCCCTGAGATGCCCCTTGTCATTTCTGACTCGGCGGAGTCCATCGAGAAGACTTCTCAGGCCATCAAGATCCTGAAGCAGACCGGTGCCTATGCTGATGCTGAGAAGGCCCAGGACTCTGTTGGCATCCGAACTGGCAAGGGTAAGATGCGCAACCGCCGATACATCAACCGCAAGGGGCCTCTCGTTGTCTACGGCACTGAGGGATCGAAGATCGTCAAGGCCTTCCGCAACCTGCCTGGTGTGGATGTCGCCAACGTTGAGCGCCTCAACCTTCTCGaccttgcccctggtggccaccttGGGCGGTTTGTAATCTGGACGGAGACTGCATTCAAGAAGTtttttttttttagagaaaaggccaaagcccgactttataaataa